The following nucleotide sequence is from Aspergillus luchuensis IFO 4308 DNA, chromosome 1, nearly complete sequence.
TCCTCGCCACTCTCGTCGCCGCTCATCTTGGATGCCAACGACTTGAGTGCCGTCTACATGAACCGGACCTTTAAGAATGTGTTCGGTACCCGTGTGCAAGAGAATTTCGGCAAGAAGTATTTGACTTTTTGGGAAGGTGAGAAAGGCGATGGTATAGGTGACGGCTATGGGCTCGCCTACGACGACACCTACCGCTTGGTCTATAAAATATGGGCACGAAACATCAAAGTTCACAGCGACCTCCACGAATTCGCATTTACCGGGAACGGAACGGCTTTGGTCACAGGCGTCAACGCCATCAACGCCCATTCATCAGATTTCTTAGACAAAGGCTGGATAACGCCCCCCAGATTCGAGGTCCTGGACTCCATTTTCCAAGAGATCGACCTTGAGACTAATGAGGTGCTGTTCGACTGGCGGGCTCTTGATCACATTAACCCCATGGACTCCTACGAGCCTATGGGCAGAGGTTGGGATGCGTATCACATGAACAGCATTCAGAAGGTAAGAGCAGGACATGTCACCCGACGACCTGTAAACACCTCTGACATTCCATGGTCTAGACCAAAGCAGGTAACTATCTTATCTCAATCCGCCACCTGCACGCCGTCTACCTCATCGATGGAAAAACGGGCGACATCATATGGACCATGGGCGGCAAACGCAACGATTTCAAAGAGCTGCCCCGTGCCAAAGAAGCCGAGTCAGCCGCACCCCTGCTGTCAATGCAGTGGCAGCATCATGCTCGCTTTGTCGAGGGAACCGACGAGACCCAAATGACCTTATTTGACAACCATGTCAAGATCACCTCTCACGGCGTCTGCGACACCGATTGCTCGCGCGGCTTGCACATCGCTATCAACGACACTGCTTCACCCCCGACCGTCCAACTCCTGCGCGAATTCCATCACCCATCCCACCTTCAAGCTCAGAGCCAAGGCAGCATGCAGCCTCTTTCGCCCTCTGCTGATGATCTGGGCAACGTATTTATTGGCTGGGGCCGGTGTCCCACGTTTACAGAGCACAACTCATCGGGTGAGACAGTCATGGACGTGCAGTTTTCGCCGTGGCACAGTGACAACATCCCCGATGCGCTAGACAACTACCGCGCCTATAAGATGGACTGGTCAGCTACACCCTGGTGGGACCCTGCCATCGCACCACGGAAAAATGAGGACGGCGAGTTGGTCATGTACGTTAGCTGGAACGGAGCGACCGAGGTGGCAAACTGGGTTATCCGGGGAGCAGCCAGCGACGATGTCGACGAAGAGGGCGAAATAATAGCCGCATCACGCCGGACAGGCTTCGAAACCAAGTTGACAGTTGGCGAGACCGATTGGCGCTACATCTGGGCCGAAGCCTTGGACAATCAGGGAAATGTCCTTCGATGGTCTGAAGTCGTGGACCTTGACACAGCGGAACTATCAGTTGCTCATGACGCCTACGATGAGCCCGATTCTACCTTCATCCCTTCGGAGGAGACCCCCTCTGGATTGTCGATAAATACAGTGGTATTCTTGGCGAGCGGGTTGACCGTTGTTGTGCTGGTGACGATTGGAGCGGGAGTTATGTGGTGGCGCAGGCGCAAGGTGTATAATAGCCTGGAAGCAGAGGACTTTGATCTTGCTTCGGATAACGGCTTTGATGAGCATGATGACTATGACGAGGAGGCCGGTGATAAggatgctgatgttgatCATCACTCCAGAGATGAGGACCGCCGCGCTCTGATTCCCAAGACAGAGCAGAGGAACATGAGTAGCGTGTAGGCTATCACCTACTTTATATTGTAAATAGATTCATAATTGACCTTCTACTTGTATTCCGAGAAACGTCTTGCTCCTCCACTACAGTGGTCAAGTAATGTACCCCCGGTGTCCACCAAGGCCTACCAAGGAACCTCATAACCACAATAAGATGAGCCGTGGCCCCCAATGGCAAATCATAATAACGATAAGGTTTCGGCTCCGCACCACCCCGCCTCTATAAAGTCTGTTACGTCGACATGTTTACTAAATGTAGTAACATCGGCAGCTCGTGCATATCGGATTCTACGGAGGAAACTATCACGTAAATATATTCCCGTGGATGAAGCAATAGCCGAGCACCCCATGGGGCTGGCTTTGTATAGTGTCTGGGCGAAGGAGAGTAGGGCGGGGTAAGGTGAGACGACCCGAATAGCAGCCCCTATTGTTTGTATGTTCAGATTGCCGGGATATTGTTTGTGGTAGTGGTACTTAGTGTATATCGATGAGTTTTTGTGGTATGCTGTATCTCCTTCTAGAAGCACAGAGTACTGCTAGTCGGTGTTACGGAAGAGACAATACCGAAGAGGTCCCCAATGCTGAAGCAGATGGTGAGGTCTCACAATCTGTCAATATTGATAATGATTGTATTAGTAGTATCACGTACTTGGTACTCTTATATATCGCAAGAAGATATCCAGCATGAATAGTAGACAAGATGTAAGTCGAGATAAGGTGAAGCACGCAATCCCGCGCTTCTCTACGTGATTTGGACCCTGGAAGGCCGGAGAAAGATTAAGGCAACGAGGCGGGGACTCAGTGGCAGCCGCGCGCCATTCccagaagggaaggggcGTCTTATCTCCCGCTAACCCCCGCATTTTGGCTGTCTCCTCCGTGGCCACCGTTGAtaagctcctcttcctttggaTTGTCTGCCTTCCTGTTCCCAAATTACCCCTCGCTGCAACCACTCACAATCCTCTCCTGCCATCTCACTAGCTGCACCCTGCTCTTAACTAACATCTctttcaatcaatcagaatGAACGTCCGGAGTCGTACTGGCTGTTTGGCTTGCAAGAGTAAGTCTATCCGCTCGATCAACCGGCCGCCTGCATGGCCGCGCTGCCCAATGTCCTCGTGCTGATAAGGTATCTCAGAGCGCAAGCGTCGCTGCGGAGGTAAGATCTACGACCTGCTACAATTCGTACCTATTGCTCTTAGTGCCACGGAGCGTCTGAGCTGACCAATCGCTAAATCAGAGGAGAAACCCGCCTGCAGAAACTGTGTCGTTCGCGGATTCGAGTGCCCGTACCTATCGGAGAACTCACAACAGATTAATCTAAGGTTTAAGATTTCTCTTGGTAGGCAGTCCTTGCAACTTACGCTTGAACGGTATCCTAACTGCCTCTAGCAAATGGCTACCGGCTCCctctcaagaagcagaatcgGAGGCACTTCATCTCCGTTTCGGCCGAGGATGTCGCCTTGCTATCGTCTGAGCATAACCAAGATATTGTACCCGCAGAGAAAGATGATACACGCACTAAGAACCTAAATGGCCACGCACTTAGCCCGGTCAGACTGGAAGGATCGGTCTTTGCATCCCCTCTCGTCGATTGCAGTGGGCTCGAGCACCAACTTTTCCAGTATTGTGCGTGCTCCAAGAAATAACCGGCATATACATGACTAATTTATACATAGATCTGCAGGTAATCAGCAGAGTGAGGGTCTTCCGTGATGATTCGAGAAATAAGTTTCGATCTCTTGTCGTCCCATTCTGCTGCGGACGGAGACCGTTGCTCTACGCGGTTCTGTCCGTCAGCGCCAATGACCGTCGCGCCGAAACAGTGCCGACACACATAAACTACGAACAGCTAGCGCTTTCGTATAAGTCCCTCGCATTGAAGTCCCTTCGAAAATCTCTGTCAGATGTTAGTAATGCAAGCGAGGCCCTCATGACCTGTCTCATCCTGTGCACCCTGGAGATTGCCTCAGGCTGCCAGCCGGATTGGGTGCGTCATGCTAAAGGCGCCTTTGCCATCATAAACAGCTGCTCGAGCATGATAGATCCCGAGATTTTGTTTTTCGCCCGAAGCTACTTCCAGTCTCGTACTGTCTTCTTCCGCACCACGGGCTGCCATGACGATCTGCATGACAAGGACGCGGAGCGTCTGCTAGAGCCACAGACTGGGATCGACCATGGCATGGACTTTTTCTCACAGTGCACAACCCTTGATATCAATTATGCTGACGAGCGGACGGAGATCCAGCCCCATTTTGGCTGCTCTCTCAGCTTgctcgacatcatcgcccGGGCAACAGACCTGGTCAGCCAGAAACAAAAGCTTCGTCGCAATGGCTGCAATTCATTCTTTTCCGAAGGAGAAATGATGCAGCGGGCCATGTCACTGCGGAGTGAGCTGGACTTGTTGCCTAAAGAGCACTCCCCAGACAGCGAGTATCTGACAACCTGCGGAGAGTGCTTCCGCATGGCTGCCGACCTATACTTGCAACTGGCCTGCGATATCCCCTTAACCCAGCCAGCCCTTCAGACACTGTTGGGTAAACTACTGGATCACATTGGCAAGGTCATCCGCGAGGACCAGGAGCGGCAGCTCTTCCCAATGTGGCCAATATTCCTGGCAGGCTGTCTGTCCACCACCGATGAGGATCGGGCGCGCGTCCTCAACTACTTCACTTATCTCGCTCATGCATGGCCAGTCAGCAACATCCCCATCGTGCGTAAAGCCACAGAGACAGTCTGGAAGTTTCGAGACTTGAACCCCCATGAGTGTGGAAGTGGGTTCGATTGGCAAACGATTATCAGCCGGATGAACTGGAAATTGGCACTGTCGTAGCTGTGATTCTTTCAAGCCTACCATTTAACGATATATGAAGATAACTAAACGAAGTTACATGATACTCATAGCAATAAGAAATCCCAATTCATACCACACAGAAAGCAAGTCTACAGCTTCGGAGCCGGAGCTAGTCTAACCTCCTCAAACTCCCTCGTCTCCCCCAACCGCCAGCTaacatctccctcccacttcccctccttcttcttaccccccttccacctccacctccccaccccctgcttcctctccttcaacaaCGTAAACACCCAATCTCCCACAATCGGCAACATCTTAAACAAATGCCCCGAATCCCCCGAACAGAGAACAACCGACCCCTCCGTCTCCGGCAcaaaatcaataataaaCTCCGAATCACTCGTATCCGCAAACCAACacaacttcttctccacaaACGGCCGATCCGCAAACTGCGGCAACGactccctcaacaacctcctcatcctcttctcatcctctgCCGGCAACACCCCCTCGCTCTCCTGCAATGTCTTCGGTGGGTACGATACCCCCGACGCGGGATCCGTGTTAATATACCCGCCGCCCATCGGGCAGATCTTGAGCAGATTGGTCTTCGGATCCGGCTCGAAGTAGAATCCTAGATCGCGGGCATAGGTTACCGGAATGCCGCGGAGCATGGACGTCTCTTCATCAGTGAGTTTCACATGTCCCAGCGACCACGACTTCGCGACAACTTGACCTCCTGCTTCAGGAACGAGGGTAGATGCCGCGGCACCGATGGCGACGACGGCGAGCTTGCAGGGGTAGGTTTGGCCATTGGCCGTGCGGACGCCTGTCACTTGTTTCTTATTTGTGGGGGATGAGTAGATCAGCGAGGTCACGCGGCCGATGTCTTCACCGAGGAAGAATTTCACGCCCCGGGCTGCGGCGGCTTCGTAGACGGCGCGGAGAGCGTTGGCTGAGTGCGCGTATCCAGCTAGTTGGTTGAAGTAGCCGTTCCAGCCTGGGAGAGGGCCGGTGAGTTGCCAGGCGATGTTGCGGATGTCggttggggtggagatggtggttaGTTTGCCTTTGTAGGTGGGGTGGTTGCGGATTGAGGCCAGGAAGCGGTTCATTGTCTGCGAGGCCTTTTCGGGGGCGGCGCCGGAGACGAGGTGCAGGAAGCCCGTTTGGTGGTAGTGTGGGGCGTAGAGGGGGGTTTTCCAGCCTTCGATGGCTTGCTGTTGAGAGAGGGGTGTTAGGTGTGTATGGTGGGGTAGAGAATGGGATTGGATAGGGAAGGGGACAGGACGTACGAGTGTCAGTTCAGTGTACCATGGGTCTTCGTATTCTGCGCGCACGATCTTGTTGATGTCGTGGCCGGCGGAATAGCGGGCTGGGACTTGGTTGTCTCGTTCGAAGACGGAGACGTTGGTGAAGCCGTTGCTGGAGAGGTGGAGGGCTGTGGTGAGGCCGAAGACACCggcgccgatgatggcgatggggtCGGATTTGGATGTTGATACCATTGTGATGGTATACGTGGGCACAATTAGAATggtgagaggggagggagagagtcaGCTCAAGTGATGATCACTGAGTGGGAGCATGAGAGGTTGATTCGTCCTGATGAGCTGCAATGGGgttatatactagtagtatcatgGCATAGGAATCACTTGGCAATTCAAATGAATCATACCATGTACAGGTAGCATGCTGTGAGCACGAACAGGTCGGCAGTTACTCCTTCCCCGTCTCCCCCCGCTGTACCTCCACCAGAATTGGAGTGCACATACCAGAAACGCGCAGCTATAGTGTAACGTGCAGCTTATCGGAGTGGCTCGAGCGTTTGGTGCATCTGGAATTGTGGGTTAGCGCAAGCGATACATACCGGATACACTATCTTACTGTTCATGTGGGGATTGTCATCTTGGAGAAGAACGGGGGCGTTGGAGGCGTTAGCGTGAACGATGATCGCCGGTTAGTGTATGCGAGGGTCTGGAGATAGGCGGTGACGCTAGTAGATAGCTGTATCGGCTGGATAATGGGGATCTGGCCTCCAGAAATAATCAGTCGGTGGGTCTTGCATGAGGGGATACATGGCGATAGCCGATAGGAGGTGCGGGGACTTCGTTGCAGCTGGAAAAGTCAATGTTAGTTTTTGTCTTGAGAAGGGACTCGGAGTGATTGACACATCCTGGCATTGAGACATGCTTTAGATAACGGTGAGAGTAGTAGGAACAGATTGCCTTCGCGCAAGAGAATTCGCTGGTGAGAGGTTTGCTGAAATGATAATCATGGACGAGCTCGAGGCTTGTAAGTCATTGAAATGGAGCTGAAGGTGAAATTGTAGAGTGAACAAGCTGTCTAGAAGTAGACGGTCACCTGATTCGACAGGGCAGTCTATGCTGATGTCTGCACTCGAACTAGGCAGTACTAAGATACTATTTACTCAAGAGGAAAACAGTATAAGGTGAATCGTTATCATTGCGAATTCTATTTTTACACACTCCGACCTCCAATTTCATGTCTCATGGCgcctatataatattcaaacCATTACTCGTTGCTGGGGTACCGGAAGCCGTTCAAGGGGAAGAATTCCTCCTTGATAGTTCTAGGGCTGGCGAATCTCATGAGGACATTGGCACTGCCAGCCTTGTCGTTGGTTCCACTAGAGCGACTGCCACCGAATGACTGTTGTCCGATCAGGGCAGCAGTAGTCTTGCAGTCTGTTGCGTAATTCGTTAGTAGTGAGATCTAGAGGATAATAGCATGATCACTTACTGATGTAGAAGTTTCCAGCAGAGTACCGCAACGTATCCTCAGCCTCGCGAATGGCACGCCGATCGCCTGCGAATACAGCTCCAGTCAGAGCAAATCCACCGCCACTCTGGTCGACTGTCTTCAGAACCGAAGACCACTCGGCATCAGGGTAGACATAGACTGCGAGCACTGGACCGAAGATTTCCTTGTCGAACAGCTCATGGTTGGGATCCTTGGCCCGGTACACAGTAGGGTGCACGTAGTATCCCTTCGAGCCGTCGTAGGTACCACCCGCAATCAACTCCAAGGATGGATCCTTGTTGCTGGCATCGATGACCGACTTAATCTTCTCGAAAGATGCTTTGTGGATAACAGGGCCCATGAAAGCTCCCATGTCCTCGGGAGAACCGATCGTGATCTCGTTGATCTCGgacttcaacttctccaagaaCTCCTGTGCCCGAGACTCAGGCAGGTACAGTCGGGAGGTGGCTGAGCACTTTTGTCCCTGGTACTCAAAAGCACCACGAAGAGTATGGTAAACAGCACTCTGGATATCGGCAGTGGGATGGACCAAGTGGAAGTTCTTGCCACTGGTCTCGCCAACCAGACGAGGGTAGTCCCGGTAGACCTTCTTGCCAATATTTTCGCCGACCTGAGCGTACAGAGAACGGAAGACATCCGATGAACCGGTAAAGTTGAGACCACCAAATTCCCTGCGTCCGAGCACTGTCTGTGTAATCTCTTGCGCATCACCTGTAACGAACTGGATAACATTGGGAGGCAGGCCAGCTTCCAGGAGAATCTTGTAAACGAGCTCACTCGCGTACACGTTCGAATCGGAAGGCTTCCAAACGACCACATTGCCCATAAGAGCTGGGCCGCTAATTAGGTTTCCGCCAATAGCAGTAAAGTTGAAAGGCGACACTGCGTAAACGAATCCTTCCAAGGGTCTGTAGTCCACACGGCTAGAGAACAGTTAGTATTTGAGCGTCCCAAAGTTCAAGCTTTGCACTTACGTCCACATTCCCTCAGTGCCGCGGTCGGgctgcttctccagcagctcaGCAGCGTAGTTGCAGTTCAAACGGAAGAAGTCGGCCAActctgcagctgcatcaATCTCACCCTGCCAGATGTTCTTGCCTTGTCCCAGCATCGTAGCAGCGATGAGTTCGTATCGGTATTTGCCGGCGACAAGCTCGGCAGCCTTGAGAAAAATAGCAGCCCGGTCGACAAAGGGAGTGTTCTGCCAcgcttcttttgcttccaaTGCTGCATCAATTGCCGCATTTACTTGCGCAGCATTCACGCTAGGGTAGTTGGTAAAGGTAGTGGCATGTTCGGCGGGCAGAGGCTGTTGCAATGTGTTGGAGATCGAGAGCGCTTTGCCTCCGACGTATGCCTGACTCTTGAGCGGCAGTTGTGACTTCATCTGCTTTAGCACTTTTTCGACCTCTGCCCTTTCGGGAGAACCCCTGGTGTAGTCCAGCTATCATGGAAAGAATTAGTATATGCGTGCTATGGGAGTGGGTAGGAAGCCAGCAACTCACGTTGGGCTCATTTCTAGCAGCTGGCAGACGAAAAGGAACGGTCGCAACACCACGAGCTCGAAGAACTGGAGCTCTAGCGGCACGGCGTCCTAGGGAGCGCAAGCTGGGTGAGGGTTGAGACAAAGGTAGTTTGAAGGCCATTGTGATAGTGTCTGGTAACAGAGGCCGTAGAGGAAAAACTGAGCATAGACCTGGAAGAGACGAACATGGTGAACATCATTCTTATGTATGATGCTGGCCATGGTGCTGGCCATGGTGCTTGAGGAGTCAACTGCTTGGCAGACCGATGTTCGGCGTTGTTGCAGCTGGAAGTGAGGAGAGTGAGGAGTAAGATCCACCGATTTGGAGTCCATCCAGCTGGCGGGTAAACTAGCCCGGCACTTGGACCTTCCCGGCTAAGTATAGTGGCGGGTACACTAGCCTTCCGCTGGAGATCCCCCTAATGCGGCATGAAACCGTTCCTTTGGTCTACCTCTTGTTAACGCCATCTTACTTCAATTCCGCATGTCAGCCACATCTTGGTTTGCCTATCGCGTTTAGATAAGCTAGGGTGTTGGCTATCTTATCCACGCAACATTACCGATAGGCTTTCTCACCGGTTAGAGCGAAAAGAGTCACGCTCATGTGAGGGGTGCCCGACTGCCCCTCCTTTCGTACACAGCATGCCTGGTGAAGAGCATTATCGGGCTATAGGCCGGTCAGGTCGACATGTTGCTTGCCATAGCTCCAGCTTACAAGCCTGGTAAATTCTGAGCGCAATAGCCCTAGACCCTTAGGCTTTTCGATGCATCTCCACGAGGTATGAAAGCTCTCCAAAATTCAGCACAAAACTGGGCACCCCTTGGCATGAAGCCAATTGGAGACTGAAACCCCTGCTGTTGAACTGACTGTATCTATTTAATCAATTATCTCTCTTCCAGGGTGTATTTGAGTGCCTGGAACTTCGGAATGTCGCCTGAACGTGTCACCACGGAGCCATTGCACTCTCGTGGCTGGGATAATGACTGGCTCAGGCAGTTAGCCGGCGATATAGTCGCAGGATCACTGTCTGCAACGATTATCGCCCCGATCACAACAGTTATCGACCGGTACGTATCTTGAAAACGAACCAAAGAAACCATGTGCTGATATGTCGATTTCAGGAGCGTCGTGGAGAGGCTGTCCTCAAATAGATCCATCCTGCATACACTTCGCACACATGCCATTTGCTCCATCCTCCAACCAAAAAAGTTTTACTTCTCCCGACCTTTC
It contains:
- a CDS encoding uncharacterized protein (COG:S;~EggNog:ENOG410PV21;~InterPro:IPR039535;~PFAM:PF05935,PF14269;~SECRETED:SignalP(1-19);~TransMembrane:1 (n4-14c19/20o561-583i)) — protein: MIPPLIWACIAAFARTARGDYVSTNYQEYNDGALGHRPHLEFHSSSEYAPLLQVNIWDQSAISEKGSHIFIKHDGNDSSPLSSPLILDANDLSAVYMNRTFKNVFGTRVQENFGKKYLTFWEGEKGDGIGDGYGLAYDDTYRLVYKIWARNIKVHSDLHEFAFTGNGTALVTGVNAINAHSSDFLDKGWITPPRFEVLDSIFQEIDLETNEVLFDWRALDHINPMDSYEPMGRGWDAYHMNSIQKTKAGNYLISIRHLHAVYLIDGKTGDIIWTMGGKRNDFKELPRAKEAESAAPLLSMQWQHHARFVEGTDETQMTLFDNHVKITSHGVCDTDCSRGLHIAINDTASPPTVQLLREFHHPSHLQAQSQGSMQPLSPSADDLGNVFIGWGRCPTFTEHNSSGETVMDVQFSPWHSDNIPDALDNYRAYKMDWSATPWWDPAIAPRKNEDGELVMYVSWNGATEVANWVIRGAASDDVDEEGEIIAASRRTGFETKLTVGETDWRYIWAEALDNQGNVLRWSEVVDLDTAELSVAHDAYDEPDSTFIPSEETPSGLSINTVVFLASGLTVVVLVTIGAGVMWWRRRKVYNSLEAEDFDLASDNGFDEHDDYDEEAGDKDADVDHHSRDEDRRALIPKTEQRNMSSV
- a CDS encoding NAD(P)/FAD-dependent oxidoreductase (COG:E;~EggNog:ENOG410PUA5;~InterPro:IPR006076,IPR036188;~PFAM:PF01266,PF13450;~go_function: GO:0016491 - oxidoreductase activity [Evidence IEA];~go_process: GO:0055114 - oxidation-reduction process [Evidence IEA]), with protein sequence MVSTSKSDPIAIIGAGVFGLTTALHLSSNGFTNVSVFERDNQVPARYSAGHDINKIVRAEYEDPWYTELTLVRPVPFPIQSHSLPHHTHLTPLSQQQAIEGWKTPLYAPHYHQTGFLHLVSGAAPEKASQTMNRFLASIRNHPTYKGKLTTISTPTDIRNIAWQLTGPLPGWNGYFNQLAGYAHSANALRAVYEAAAARGVKFFLGEDIGRVTSLIYSSPTNKKQVTGVRTANGQTYPCKLAVVAIGAAASTLVPEAGGQVVAKSWSLGHVKLTDEETSMLRGIPVTYARDLGFYFEPDPKTNLLKICPMGGGYINTDPASGVSYPPKTLQESEGVLPAEDEKRMRRLLRESLPQFADRPFVEKKLCWFADTSDSEFIIDFVPETEGSVVLCSGDSGHLFKMLPIVGDWVFTLLKERKQGVGRWRWKGGKKKEGKWEGDVSWRLGETREFEEVRLAPAPKL
- a CDS encoding L-glutamate gamma-semialdehyde dehydrogenase (COG:E;~EggNog:ENOG410PMN3;~InterPro:IPR015590,IPR005931,IPR029510,IPR016160, IPR016161,IPR016162,IPR016163;~PFAM:PF00171;~go_function: GO:0003842 - 1-pyrroline-5-carboxylate dehydrogenase activity [Evidence IEA];~go_function: GO:0016491 - oxidoreductase activity [Evidence IEA];~go_function: GO:0016620 - oxidoreductase activity, acting on the aldehyde or oxo group of donors, NAD or NADP as acceptor [Evidence IEA];~go_process: GO:0010133 - proline catabolic process to glutamate [Evidence IEA];~go_process: GO:0055114 - oxidation-reduction process [Evidence IEA]), coding for MAFKLPLSQPSPSLRSLGRRAARAPVLRARGVATVPFRLPAARNEPNLDYTRGSPERAEVEKVLKQMKSQLPLKSQAYVGGKALSISNTLQQPLPAEHATTFTNYPSVNAAQVNAAIDAALEAKEAWQNTPFVDRAAIFLKAAELVAGKYRYELIAATMLGQGKNIWQGEIDAAAELADFFRLNCNYAAELLEKQPDRGTEGMWTRVDYRPLEGFVYAVSPFNFTAIGGNLISGPALMGNVVVWKPSDSNVYASELVYKILLEAGLPPNVIQFVTGDAQEITQTVLGRREFGGLNFTGSSDVFRSLYAQVGENIGKKVYRDYPRLVGETSGKNFHLVHPTADIQSAVYHTLRGAFEYQGQKCSATSRLYLPESRAQEFLEKLKSEINEITIGSPEDMGAFMGPVIHKASFEKIKSVIDASNKDPSLELIAGGTYDGSKGYYVHPTVYRAKDPNHELFDKEIFGPVLAVYVYPDAEWSSVLKTVDQSGGGFALTGAVFAGDRRAIREAEDTLRYSAGNFYINCKTTAALIGQQSFGGSRSSGTNDKAGSANVLMRFASPRTIKEEFFPLNGFRYPSNE
- a CDS encoding Zn(II)2Cys6 transcription factor (COG:S;~EggNog:ENOG410PX01;~InterPro:IPR036864,IPR021858,IPR001138;~PFAM:PF00172,PF11951;~go_function: GO:0000981 - DNA-binding transcription factor activity, RNA polymerase II-specific [Evidence IEA];~go_function: GO:0008270 - zinc ion binding [Evidence IEA];~go_process: GO:0006355 - regulation of transcription, DNA-templated [Evidence IEA]) → MNVRSRTGCLACKKRKRRCGEEKPACRNCVVRGFECPYLSENSQQINLRFKISLANGYRLPLKKQNRRHFISVSAEDVALLSSEHNQDIVPAEKDDTRTKNLNGHALSPVRLEGSVFASPLVDCSGLEHQLFQYYLQVISRVRVFRDDSRNKFRSLVVPFCCGRRPLLYAVLSVSANDRRAETVPTHINYEQLALSYKSLALKSLRKSLSDVSNASEALMTCLILCTLEIASGCQPDWVRHAKGAFAIINSCSSMIDPEILFFARSYFQSRTVFFRTTGCHDDLHDKDAERLLEPQTGIDHGMDFFSQCTTLDINYADERTEIQPHFGCSLSLLDIIARATDLVSQKQKLRRNGCNSFFSEGEMMQRAMSLRSELDLLPKEHSPDSEYLTTCGECFRMAADLYLQLACDIPLTQPALQTLLGKLLDHIGKVIREDQERQLFPMWPIFLAGCLSTTDEDRARVLNYFTYLAHAWPVSNIPIVRKATETVWKFRDLNPHECGSGFDWQTIISRMNWKLALS